A part of Leifsonia xyli subsp. xyli str. CTCB07 genomic DNA contains:
- a CDS encoding alpha/beta fold hydrolase, with protein MTPSTTDAASPYAAALAAMPVRRKEVPLLGGLTRYWDYGAPDARTTLVLVHGFRGDHHGLEPVVAQLHGMRLLSPDLPGFGESTPLTEAAHDIAGYGRWLRAFLAELDLDGRVVLLGHSFGSIVVAGTLAEPGGWRPDAVVLVNPIGQPALRGPRGILMRLAIVYYGLAAALPERFGFALLRNRLIVRAMSVAMAKTKDKALRRWVHGQHDRHFSAFGDRRVVLEAFTASVSHDVSEYAARIPEPTLLVAAVDDDITPIEAERRLQTLFPDARLVEIADVGHLIHYEKPVEAARAIGAFLAERNGPAEGKRLP; from the coding sequence ATGACCCCTTCGACCACAGACGCAGCTTCACCCTACGCCGCAGCGCTCGCTGCGATGCCCGTCCGCCGCAAAGAGGTTCCGCTGCTCGGCGGGCTCACACGGTACTGGGACTACGGGGCCCCGGACGCCCGCACCACCCTCGTGCTCGTCCACGGCTTCCGCGGTGATCATCACGGCCTGGAGCCCGTCGTCGCCCAGCTGCACGGGATGCGCCTCCTCTCGCCGGACCTGCCCGGTTTCGGGGAATCGACTCCGCTCACGGAGGCGGCCCACGACATCGCGGGATACGGTCGCTGGCTGCGCGCGTTCCTCGCAGAGCTCGACCTGGACGGGCGCGTTGTGCTGCTCGGCCACTCGTTCGGCTCGATTGTCGTCGCGGGGACGCTGGCGGAGCCGGGAGGCTGGCGACCGGACGCCGTGGTGCTGGTCAACCCGATCGGCCAGCCGGCGCTGCGCGGTCCGCGCGGCATCCTGATGCGGCTCGCGATCGTCTACTACGGGCTCGCGGCGGCGCTGCCCGAACGGTTCGGTTTCGCGCTGCTGCGGAACCGGCTCATCGTGCGGGCGATGAGCGTCGCGATGGCCAAGACCAAGGACAAAGCATTGCGGCGCTGGGTCCACGGGCAGCACGACCGCCACTTCTCGGCCTTCGGCGACCGACGTGTGGTGCTGGAAGCGTTCACCGCATCGGTCTCGCACGATGTGAGCGAGTACGCGGCGCGCATCCCGGAGCCTACACTGCTGGTGGCGGCGGTCGACGACGACATTACGCCCATTGAGGCCGAGCGGCGGCTGCAGACGCTGTTTCCGGACGCCCGGCTGGTGGAGATCGCGGACGTGGGCCACCTCATCCACTACGAGAAGCCGGTCGAGGCGGCGAGGGCGATTGGGGCCTTCCTCGCCGAGAGGAACGGCCCGGCCGAGGGGAAGCGCCTCCCGTGA
- a CDS encoding glycosyltransferase family 4 protein yields MRVLFDCRYTRIGRHDGISRFTAGLVTALAKRCPVTMLISDHRQLEMLPELSWELIGPPTGLGEPWVARRVNKLKPDVVFTPMQTMGGFGRRYRLVLTVHDLIYYRHPAPPRDLPGFVRVLWRLYHLSWWPQRMLLNRADAVVTVSETTRELMAEHRLTKRPVSVVTNAAEMPALPGARALRTAPETKRLVYMGSFMPYKNVDTLVRAAALLPDYELHLMSRVTGAEVSRLSALAPGTRLVFHDGASDEEYAETLASATALVTASRDEGFGIPLVESMTLGTPVVVSDIPIFREIGGEAALYFSPDSPEELAERVRHVEEPGVWASRSAAARQNASRFTWEASAERLLTALTATSARGKR; encoded by the coding sequence GTGAGAGTCCTCTTCGATTGCCGCTACACGCGCATTGGCCGGCACGACGGCATCAGCCGGTTCACGGCGGGGCTCGTGACCGCTCTCGCGAAGCGGTGCCCCGTCACGATGCTCATCAGCGATCACCGGCAGTTGGAGATGCTGCCCGAACTGTCGTGGGAGCTCATCGGCCCGCCGACCGGCCTGGGCGAGCCGTGGGTGGCGCGCCGTGTCAACAAGCTGAAGCCCGATGTGGTTTTCACGCCGATGCAGACGATGGGCGGATTCGGACGGCGATACCGGCTGGTGCTGACCGTTCACGATCTGATCTACTATCGGCACCCCGCCCCACCGCGCGATCTGCCCGGGTTCGTCCGGGTGCTGTGGCGTCTCTACCACCTGTCGTGGTGGCCGCAGCGGATGCTGCTGAACCGGGCGGACGCGGTGGTCACGGTTTCGGAGACCACCAGGGAGCTGATGGCCGAGCATCGGCTGACGAAGCGACCGGTCTCCGTCGTCACCAACGCGGCCGAGATGCCCGCGCTTCCCGGAGCGCGAGCCCTCCGCACAGCGCCGGAGACGAAGCGGCTCGTCTACATGGGTTCCTTCATGCCGTACAAGAACGTCGACACCCTCGTCCGTGCGGCGGCGCTGCTGCCCGACTACGAACTGCACCTCATGAGCAGGGTCACCGGGGCCGAGGTCTCGCGGCTGAGCGCCCTCGCGCCGGGTACGCGGCTGGTGTTCCACGACGGGGCGAGCGATGAGGAGTACGCGGAGACGCTGGCGAGCGCGACCGCGCTGGTGACGGCGTCTCGCGATGAGGGCTTCGGCATCCCGCTGGTGGAGTCGATGACGCTCGGGACGCCGGTCGTCGTCAGCGACATCCCGATCTTCCGCGAGATTGGGGGGGAGGCGGCCTTGTACTTCTCTCCCGACTCGCCCGAGGAGCTGGCCGAACGCGTGCGGCACGTCGAGGAGCCCGGCGTGTGGGCTTCGCGCTCGGCGGCGGCGCGGCAGAATGCGTCGCGGTTCACTTGGGAGGCGTCGGCCGAGCGTCTGCTGACCGCGCTGACCGCGACGTCCGCCCGCGGGAAGCGGTAG
- a CDS encoding histidine phosphatase family protein — translation MTLISLVRHGQTDWNLAKRIQGASDIPLNETSRVQADATGRALAAGRFDALYASPLSRAYETGRIIAGHLGLGDPLPLPAVVERNYGEAESLTGEQALERWPGDTPVPGQETREEVVARALPALLQLGERHPP, via the coding sequence GTGACGCTCATCTCCCTTGTCCGGCACGGTCAGACCGATTGGAACCTCGCTAAGCGTATCCAGGGCGCGAGCGACATCCCGCTCAACGAGACCAGCCGCGTCCAGGCCGATGCCACGGGACGCGCCCTCGCCGCCGGTCGCTTCGACGCCCTGTACGCGAGCCCACTCAGCCGCGCCTACGAAACCGGACGGATCATCGCCGGGCATCTCGGCCTCGGCGACCCGCTGCCGCTCCCCGCCGTCGTCGAACGCAACTACGGCGAGGCCGAGAGCCTCACTGGGGAGCAGGCCCTCGAACGCTGGCCCGGGGACACACCGGTGCCGGGCCAGGAAACCCGCGAGGAGGTCGTGGCGCGGGCGCTGCCGGCGCTGCTCCAGCTCGGCGAACGGCACCCGCCCTAG
- the treS gene encoding maltose alpha-D-glucosyltransferase yields MSFTAPITLPGLTLDPQWYRRSVFYEVMVRSFVDSNGDGSGDLAGLTSKLDYLQWLGIDALWLPPFFQSPLRDGGYDVSDFRAILPEFGTIDEFRDLVTKAHERNMRIIIDLPMNHTSDQHEWFQQSRSNPEGPFGDFYVWNETDDKYPDIRIIFVDTEDSNWAFDEARRQYYFHRFFSHQPDLNFENPAVHDAMFDIVRFWLDLGVDGFRLDAIPYLYESDEGNGEGEPPTHEFIKRLREVVDREYPGRMMVAEANQWPREVAAFFGSEEEPECHMAFDFPVMPRIFYALRSQQASELIHVLSETTDVPDGYAWGVFLRNHDELTLEMVSEEYRQAMYGWYAYDPRMRANIGIRRRLAPLLDNSRAELELAHALLFSLAGSPFLYYGDEIGMGDNIWLPDRDSSRTPMQWTPDRNAGFSSADPGKLFLPVVQSLVYHYNQVNVEAQLAQSRSLLHWVRNVIHVRKAHPVFGLGDMRVLPTNHESVLAFVRTYEGSGSHFGDQPEDVLCVFSFAHNPVSVTLEAPEFAGRTLYDLFGGAEFPTVAEDGRFTLTLGTQSFYWLHIEPRRD; encoded by the coding sequence GTGAGTTTCACCGCACCGATCACGCTTCCCGGGCTCACCCTCGACCCGCAGTGGTATCGCCGATCCGTCTTCTACGAGGTGATGGTCCGCTCCTTCGTCGACAGCAACGGCGACGGCTCCGGCGATCTCGCGGGTCTGACCTCCAAACTCGACTACCTGCAGTGGCTCGGCATCGACGCGCTCTGGCTCCCGCCGTTCTTCCAGTCCCCCCTGCGCGACGGCGGCTACGACGTGAGCGACTTCCGCGCGATCCTGCCCGAGTTCGGAACCATCGACGAGTTCCGCGACCTGGTCACCAAGGCGCACGAGCGCAACATGCGGATCATCATCGACCTGCCGATGAACCACACCTCCGACCAGCACGAGTGGTTCCAGCAATCGCGGTCCAACCCGGAAGGGCCCTTCGGCGATTTCTATGTCTGGAACGAGACCGACGACAAGTACCCGGACATCCGCATCATCTTCGTGGACACCGAGGACTCCAACTGGGCCTTCGACGAGGCGCGTCGCCAGTACTACTTTCACCGGTTCTTCTCGCACCAGCCGGACCTCAACTTCGAGAACCCCGCCGTACACGACGCAATGTTCGACATCGTCCGGTTCTGGCTCGACCTCGGCGTCGACGGCTTCCGGCTCGACGCTATCCCCTACCTCTACGAGTCGGACGAGGGCAACGGCGAGGGCGAGCCGCCCACGCACGAGTTCATCAAGAGGCTCCGCGAGGTGGTCGATCGGGAGTACCCGGGCCGGATGATGGTCGCCGAGGCCAACCAGTGGCCGCGCGAAGTCGCTGCCTTCTTCGGCAGCGAGGAGGAGCCGGAGTGTCACATGGCCTTCGACTTCCCGGTGATGCCGCGTATCTTCTACGCGCTCCGCTCGCAACAGGCCTCCGAGCTCATCCACGTGCTCTCCGAGACCACGGACGTGCCCGATGGGTACGCCTGGGGCGTGTTCCTGCGCAACCACGACGAGCTGACGCTGGAAATGGTAAGCGAGGAGTACCGCCAGGCCATGTACGGCTGGTATGCCTACGACCCGCGCATGCGCGCCAACATCGGCATCCGCCGGCGGCTCGCGCCGCTCCTGGACAACTCGCGCGCCGAACTCGAACTCGCCCACGCCCTCCTCTTCTCCCTCGCCGGCAGCCCGTTTCTCTACTACGGCGACGAGATCGGGATGGGCGACAACATCTGGCTGCCCGATCGCGACAGCTCGCGCACGCCGATGCAGTGGACCCCCGACCGCAACGCCGGTTTCTCCAGCGCCGACCCGGGCAAACTCTTCCTCCCGGTCGTCCAGTCGCTCGTCTATCACTACAACCAGGTGAATGTGGAGGCGCAGCTCGCGCAGTCGCGCTCGCTGCTGCACTGGGTGCGCAACGTCATCCATGTGCGGAAAGCGCATCCCGTGTTCGGTCTGGGCGACATGCGTGTGCTGCCGACCAACCACGAGTCGGTGCTGGCCTTCGTGCGGACGTACGAGGGCAGCGGCAGCCACTTCGGCGACCAGCCGGAGGATGTGCTGTGCGTGTTCTCGTTCGCGCACAATCCGGTCTCCGTCACCCTCGAAGCGCCGGAGTTCGCCGGTCGGACACTGTACGATCTGTTCGGCGGCGCAGAGTTCCCGACCGTCGCCGAGGACGGCCGCTTCACCCTGACCCTCGGCACCCAGAGCTTCTACTGGCTGCACATCGAACCGCGCCGCGATTAA
- a CDS encoding histidine phosphatase family protein, whose protein sequence is MVSHGGVIGSLAHHLTDHAAPAPGEFIPNGSVHRFVYEDGTLTLDRFNLGPEDRDLLTASVR, encoded by the coding sequence TTGGTCAGCCACGGCGGCGTCATCGGCTCACTGGCCCACCACCTCACCGACCATGCCGCCCCCGCCCCGGGTGAGTTCATCCCGAACGGTTCGGTGCATCGCTTCGTGTACGAGGACGGGACGCTGACCCTCGATCGCTTCAACCTCGGCCCGGAAGACCGCGATCTGCTCACAGCGTCGGTGAGGTGA
- a CDS encoding TrmH family RNA methyltransferase, with translation MQIHRVTDLDADGLADYSRLTDVALRRVSEPEGGLYIAESTKVITRALAAGHRPRSVLLQEQWLPDVEPLLAPFPEAPVFVGEAAALQRLTGYHLHRGALAAMHRPALPAPVDLLREARRIVVLEDIVDHTNVGAIFRSVAGLGADAVLVSPRCADPLYRRSVRVSMGTVLQVPWTRIPEWDEAAPLLRDAGFEIAALALADEAVALDEYAVAPPERVAMVLGSEGDGLSRRELAAADRVVAIPMLHGVDSLNVASASAVALWALRVRSQGRGADCP, from the coding sequence GTGCAGATCCACCGTGTGACCGACCTCGACGCCGACGGCTTGGCCGACTACTCCCGCCTGACCGATGTCGCCCTCCGCCGGGTCAGCGAGCCCGAGGGCGGTCTCTACATCGCCGAATCGACGAAGGTCATCACCCGTGCCCTGGCCGCCGGCCACCGCCCGCGCTCGGTTCTGCTGCAGGAGCAGTGGCTGCCCGATGTGGAGCCGCTGCTCGCGCCGTTTCCGGAGGCGCCGGTCTTCGTGGGCGAGGCGGCGGCGTTGCAGAGGCTCACCGGCTACCACCTCCACCGCGGTGCGCTGGCGGCCATGCACCGTCCGGCCTTGCCGGCCCCGGTAGACCTGCTGAGGGAAGCGCGGCGGATCGTGGTGCTGGAGGATATCGTCGATCATACGAACGTTGGGGCGATCTTCCGCAGTGTCGCGGGGCTCGGAGCCGATGCTGTGCTCGTCAGCCCGCGCTGCGCCGATCCGCTCTATCGGCGGAGTGTGCGGGTCAGCATGGGCACGGTGCTGCAGGTTCCGTGGACGCGCATCCCCGAATGGGACGAAGCGGCGCCGCTCCTGCGCGACGCCGGTTTCGAGATCGCGGCGCTGGCGCTGGCGGACGAGGCCGTCGCACTGGACGAGTACGCAGTGGCCCCTCCCGAGCGGGTGGCGATGGTGCTGGGCTCTGAGGGCGACGGGTTGAGCCGGAGAGAGCTGGCCGCGGCGGACCGCGTTGTCGCCATCCCGATGCTGCACGGGGTGGATTCGCTCAATGTGGCCTCGGCCAGCGCGGTGGCGCTGTGGGCGCTGCGGGTGCGTTCTCAGGGTCGCGGTGCCGACTGCCCCTAG
- a CDS encoding SGNH/GDSL hydrolase family protein, protein MVEAQHPWSRYVALGDSFTEGIGDPEPGSPGGHRGWADRVAEVLSSQTDDFAYANLAVRGKLIKQILADQIEPALALRPDLITLSAGGNDVIRPGTDPDQIAALFDEAVSQLSADGATIVVFTGVDVGFSPVFRGIRGKVAIYNENVRAIAAKHDCIVADQWSLTEIQDQRMWAADRLHLAPLGHHTVARMVLAALNVPNGLQPLEPEPLPPYTWRQARSEDLSWAREYLVPWVIRRIRHQSSGDHALPKRPDVGPYRLDR, encoded by the coding sequence ATGGTCGAAGCTCAGCACCCTTGGTCCCGCTACGTCGCACTCGGCGATTCCTTCACGGAGGGCATCGGCGATCCGGAGCCGGGCAGCCCGGGCGGCCACCGGGGCTGGGCCGATCGCGTCGCCGAGGTGCTGAGCAGCCAGACCGACGACTTCGCCTACGCGAACCTGGCCGTCCGCGGCAAGCTCATCAAGCAGATCCTGGCCGACCAGATCGAACCCGCTCTGGCCCTCCGGCCGGATCTCATCACCCTCTCCGCCGGGGGCAACGATGTGATCCGCCCCGGCACCGATCCCGACCAGATCGCCGCACTGTTCGACGAGGCCGTCTCCCAGCTCAGCGCAGACGGCGCCACGATCGTCGTGTTCACCGGTGTGGATGTCGGATTCTCGCCCGTGTTCCGCGGCATCCGGGGCAAAGTCGCCATCTACAACGAGAACGTCCGCGCCATCGCCGCGAAGCACGACTGCATCGTCGCGGATCAGTGGTCGCTGACCGAGATCCAGGATCAGCGGATGTGGGCCGCCGACCGCCTCCACCTCGCCCCGCTCGGTCACCACACCGTCGCCCGAATGGTGCTGGCTGCCCTCAACGTGCCGAACGGGCTGCAACCGCTCGAGCCCGAGCCCCTGCCCCCGTACACCTGGCGGCAGGCGCGCTCTGAGGACCTCTCATGGGCGCGCGAGTACCTCGTTCCGTGGGTCATCCGCCGCATCCGGCACCAGTCCTCCGGTGACCATGCGCTCCCGAAGCGGCCCGACGTCGGGCCTTACCGGCTCGACCGATAG
- a CDS encoding ATP-binding cassette domain-containing protein has product MIATPDSHDRIRVHGARANNLKDVSVELPKRRLTVFTGVSGSGKSSLVFGTIAAESQRLINETYSSFLQGFMPSLARPDVDVLEGLTTAILVDQERMGANSRSTVGTVTDANAILRILFSRLGSPQAFSFNVPTVTGRGAITIERAGAAGKPGKTVERRTFSQTGGMCPRCEGMGSVTDIDLTQIYDETKSLAQGAITVPGYTSAGWSVRMFSESGFLDPEKRIADYSEGERADFLYKEPVKVKISGINMTYEGLVPRVQKSMLSKDPEAMQPHIRAFVERAVTYTACPDCGGTRLNEGARSSRVAGISIADACAMQISDLAQWARDLDEESVAPLLANLRGTLDAFVEIGLGYLSLDRPSGTLSGGEAQRAKMIRHLGSSLTDVTYVFDEPTIGLHPHDIQRMNALLRQLRDKGNTVLVVEHKPEAIAIADHIVDIGPGAGTAGGTVVFEGTVDGLRASGTLTGRHLDDRARVKETVRKPAGTLPVRGAASHNLKDVDVDIPLGVLVVVTGVAGSGKSSLIQGSVAPREGVVSIDQAGIKGSRRSNPATYTGLLEPIRKAFAKENGVKPALFSANSEGACPNCNGAGVVYTDLGVMAGVSTVCEVCEGKRFEQSLLDYRLGGKDISEVLGMSVHDAERFFGDGEARLPDAHAILDRLVDVGLGYLTIGQPLTTLSGGERQRLKLATHMAEKGGAYVLDEPTTGLHLADVEQLLGLLDRLVESGKSVIVIEHHQAVMAHADWIIDLGPGAGHDGGRIVFEGTPAQLVAARSTLTGEHLAAYIGA; this is encoded by the coding sequence ATGATAGCCACACCGGACAGCCACGATCGGATTCGCGTCCACGGCGCGCGGGCGAACAACCTGAAAGACGTGAGCGTTGAGCTCCCGAAGCGCCGGCTCACAGTCTTCACCGGTGTCTCCGGATCCGGCAAGAGTTCGCTCGTGTTCGGCACGATCGCCGCCGAGTCGCAGCGGCTCATCAACGAGACGTACAGCTCTTTCCTCCAGGGCTTCATGCCCTCCCTCGCGCGCCCCGATGTGGACGTGCTGGAAGGGCTCACCACGGCCATCCTGGTCGACCAGGAGCGGATGGGCGCGAACTCGCGCTCGACCGTCGGGACCGTGACGGACGCGAATGCGATTCTGCGCATCCTGTTCAGCCGGCTCGGATCGCCGCAGGCGTTCTCGTTCAACGTCCCGACGGTGACGGGCAGGGGCGCCATCACGATCGAGCGCGCCGGAGCGGCCGGCAAGCCCGGCAAGACGGTCGAGCGGCGCACGTTCAGCCAGACGGGCGGCATGTGCCCGCGCTGCGAGGGGATGGGTTCGGTCACCGACATCGACCTGACCCAGATCTACGACGAGACCAAGTCTCTCGCCCAGGGCGCGATCACGGTGCCCGGGTACACTTCGGCGGGCTGGTCGGTGCGGATGTTCAGCGAGTCCGGGTTCCTCGACCCCGAGAAGCGGATCGCCGATTACAGCGAGGGGGAGCGGGCGGACTTCCTGTACAAGGAGCCGGTCAAAGTCAAGATCAGCGGTATCAACATGACCTATGAGGGTCTGGTGCCGCGCGTGCAGAAGTCGATGCTGTCGAAGGACCCCGAGGCGATGCAGCCGCACATCCGCGCCTTCGTGGAGCGGGCCGTCACTTACACCGCCTGCCCGGACTGCGGCGGGACGCGGCTCAACGAAGGCGCGCGCTCGTCCAGGGTCGCCGGGATCAGCATCGCCGACGCCTGTGCCATGCAGATCAGCGACCTGGCGCAGTGGGCGCGGGATCTCGACGAGGAGAGTGTGGCTCCGCTGCTTGCGAATCTGCGCGGAACGCTGGACGCGTTCGTGGAGATCGGACTCGGCTATCTCTCCCTCGATCGGCCTTCGGGTACGCTCTCCGGCGGGGAGGCCCAGCGCGCGAAGATGATCCGCCACCTGGGGTCGTCGCTCACGGATGTCACCTACGTCTTCGATGAGCCGACGATCGGGTTGCACCCGCACGACATCCAGCGCATGAACGCCCTGCTGCGGCAGCTGCGTGACAAGGGCAACACGGTGCTCGTCGTGGAGCACAAACCGGAGGCGATCGCGATCGCCGACCATATCGTGGACATCGGCCCGGGTGCGGGAACAGCCGGGGGCACTGTCGTCTTCGAAGGGACGGTCGACGGGCTGCGCGCGAGCGGTACGCTCACCGGCCGGCACCTGGACGATCGGGCCCGGGTGAAGGAGACGGTGCGGAAACCGGCAGGGACGCTTCCGGTGCGCGGCGCCGCATCGCACAACCTGAAGGACGTGGACGTCGACATCCCGCTCGGTGTTCTCGTGGTGGTCACCGGTGTCGCGGGTTCTGGCAAGAGCTCGCTCATCCAGGGCTCGGTCGCTCCGCGCGAGGGCGTGGTATCCATCGACCAGGCCGGCATCAAGGGATCGCGTCGGAGCAATCCGGCGACCTACACCGGACTGCTGGAACCGATCCGGAAAGCGTTCGCGAAAGAGAACGGTGTGAAGCCCGCGCTGTTCTCGGCGAACTCGGAGGGCGCTTGCCCGAACTGCAACGGCGCCGGTGTCGTCTACACGGATCTCGGCGTCATGGCGGGCGTCTCCACCGTCTGCGAGGTCTGCGAGGGCAAGCGCTTCGAGCAGTCGTTGCTCGACTACCGACTCGGGGGCAAGGACATCAGCGAGGTGCTCGGGATGTCGGTGCATGACGCCGAGCGGTTCTTCGGAGACGGGGAGGCCCGGCTTCCGGACGCGCACGCCATCCTGGACAGGCTGGTGGATGTCGGCCTCGGCTACCTCACCATCGGTCAGCCCCTCACCACCCTGTCGGGAGGGGAGCGGCAGCGGCTGAAGCTGGCAACGCACATGGCGGAGAAGGGCGGCGCGTACGTCCTGGACGAGCCGACGACCGGGCTGCACCTGGCGGATGTCGAGCAGCTGCTCGGCCTACTCGATCGGTTGGTCGAGTCCGGCAAGTCGGTGATCGTGATCGAGCACCACCAGGCTGTGATGGCCCATGCCGACTGGATCATCGATCTCGGCCCGGGGGCGGGGCACGACGGCGGCCGCATCGTGTTCGAAGGGACGCCCGCGCAGCTGGTCGCGGCGCGCTCGACGCTGACCGGCGAGCATCTAGCCGCGTACATCGGGGCGTAG
- a CDS encoding Sir2 family NAD-dependent protein deacetylase, with amino-acid sequence MSTEPSGSALSAELARGLDQTVEVLSGRRFAVLTGAGVSTDSGIPDYRGEGAPKRTPMTFQQFLAEDRHRKRYWAGSHLGYRRFSAARPNDGHRALAALEDAGAAAGVVTQNVDGLHKKAGSRRVVDLHGSVDRVLCLVCGQLFAREAITAGIDAANPWLDAEGAVEFAPDGDAIVTDIDAFVIPDCTVCGERLKPDVVFFGEFIPAETYREASALVRSADALVIAGSSLVVNSGVRLLEEARRRRLPIVIVNRGQTKGDARATVKLNAGTTETLTELSRRLV; translated from the coding sequence GTGAGCACAGAGCCATCGGGCAGCGCACTGTCGGCCGAACTCGCGCGGGGCCTCGACCAGACGGTGGAGGTGCTGAGCGGCCGCCGGTTCGCTGTGCTGACCGGCGCCGGTGTCTCGACCGACTCCGGCATCCCCGACTACCGCGGCGAGGGAGCGCCGAAGCGCACCCCGATGACATTCCAGCAGTTCCTCGCCGAGGATCGCCATCGCAAGCGCTACTGGGCCGGAAGCCACCTCGGCTACCGCCGTTTCTCCGCCGCTCGCCCCAACGACGGGCACCGCGCCCTCGCGGCGCTCGAGGACGCCGGCGCGGCCGCCGGAGTCGTGACGCAGAATGTGGACGGACTGCACAAGAAGGCGGGCAGCCGGCGCGTCGTCGATCTGCACGGCTCAGTGGACCGGGTCCTCTGCCTCGTCTGCGGCCAGCTGTTCGCGCGCGAAGCGATCACCGCGGGCATCGACGCGGCGAACCCGTGGCTGGACGCCGAAGGCGCGGTCGAGTTCGCACCCGATGGCGACGCGATCGTGACAGACATCGACGCGTTCGTCATCCCGGACTGCACGGTCTGCGGCGAGCGGCTGAAACCCGATGTGGTCTTCTTCGGCGAGTTCATCCCCGCCGAGACGTACCGGGAGGCGAGCGCCCTCGTCCGCTCGGCCGACGCTCTCGTCATCGCGGGCTCGTCTCTAGTGGTCAACTCCGGCGTCCGGCTCCTGGAGGAGGCACGGCGCAGACGGCTCCCGATCGTCATCGTCAACCGCGGCCAGACGAAGGGGGATGCGCGCGCGACCGTTAAGCTGAACGCGGGGACCACAGAGACGCTGACCGAACTCTCCCGCCGACTCGTTTAG
- a CDS encoding D-alanyl-D-alanine carboxypeptidase family protein — protein MSPQVPVDPSRRSNRRQIYRRRRIAVFGGGGALLSVLLYVFGSLIAPVPATAAAVEPQKTLTKPAAQLVWPGYGSAVIAAPDYPGATAFDGSDASLPIASVTKAITALVVLDKKPLSGSEQGPEISFTQKDVDIWNQVVGEGGSWAPVKAGTSMTEKEALTAMLLPSANNYAISLANWAFGSTGAYVSAANDWLGKKGFSGTKITSPDGLDPGNVSTTKDLIGIGKLVLDSPALSSIVSKKTATLPGAGDQDNTNSLLGVEGVDGIKTGNTDEAGFCLLFSAEVPVGKAKVRVVGAVLGADSRDTLWANVKELLQSMRNGFHEVEAVKAGQVFGSYDTPWGSSSDLVATAGKTFVVWSDTPLRVHLETRALRSGARGDLLGRVTFTLGGKSETVELALARDVPGPGFGWRLAHPGGFGV, from the coding sequence ATGTCTCCGCAAGTCCCCGTCGATCCATCGCGCCGCTCGAACCGCCGGCAGATCTACCGCCGCCGGCGGATCGCGGTGTTCGGCGGCGGGGGTGCTCTGTTGTCCGTGCTCCTGTATGTGTTCGGCTCTCTGATCGCCCCGGTGCCGGCGACGGCCGCAGCGGTTGAGCCCCAGAAGACGCTCACGAAGCCCGCGGCGCAGCTGGTGTGGCCGGGGTACGGGTCGGCGGTGATCGCCGCGCCAGATTATCCCGGGGCGACCGCATTCGACGGCAGCGACGCGAGCCTGCCGATCGCGAGCGTCACCAAGGCGATCACGGCGCTGGTCGTGCTCGATAAGAAACCGCTCAGCGGCAGCGAGCAGGGGCCGGAGATCTCTTTCACGCAGAAGGACGTCGACATCTGGAACCAGGTCGTCGGTGAGGGCGGCTCCTGGGCGCCGGTCAAGGCGGGGACCTCGATGACGGAGAAAGAGGCCCTCACCGCGATGCTTCTGCCGTCAGCCAACAACTATGCGATCTCGCTCGCGAACTGGGCGTTCGGTTCGACCGGGGCGTATGTCTCGGCGGCCAACGACTGGCTCGGGAAGAAGGGCTTCTCCGGCACGAAAATCACCAGCCCAGACGGGCTGGACCCGGGCAATGTCAGCACCACGAAAGATCTCATCGGCATCGGGAAGCTCGTCCTCGATTCGCCCGCGCTGTCCTCGATCGTCTCGAAGAAGACCGCGACGCTGCCGGGCGCGGGCGACCAGGACAACACGAATTCGCTGCTGGGCGTCGAGGGCGTCGACGGTATCAAGACCGGCAATACGGACGAGGCGGGGTTCTGCCTGCTGTTCTCGGCGGAGGTGCCGGTCGGCAAGGCCAAGGTGCGCGTCGTCGGCGCGGTGCTCGGCGCGGATAGCCGCGACACCCTGTGGGCGAATGTCAAGGAACTGCTGCAGAGCATGCGGAACGGTTTCCACGAGGTGGAGGCGGTGAAGGCCGGACAGGTGTTCGGTTCGTACGACACTCCGTGGGGGTCGAGCTCCGACTTGGTCGCGACGGCGGGGAAGACGTTCGTCGTCTGGTCGGACACGCCGCTCCGGGTCCACCTGGAGACACGGGCGCTGCGGTCCGGGGCCCGGGGTGATCTCCTCGGCCGGGTGACGTTCACGCTCGGCGGCAAGAGCGAGACCGTCGAACTCGCGCTGGCGAGGGATGTGCCCGGTCCCGGCTTCGGGTGGCGGCTCGCCCACCCCGGCGGGTTCGGTGTATGA